The Anopheles coluzzii chromosome 2, AcolN3, whole genome shotgun sequence genome window below encodes:
- the LOC120952820 gene encoding pro-corazonin: protein MLHTRTIALLLVGLVVLVNAQTFQYSRGWTNGKRSPSSSSSSSPSSSAAMEPLTANQLLASALSPGGLNSLKPSEKALLRRFLRNPCDLRVASLLAAAHPTKELFPLAGNSFDSAESAGAAFVLPPFLMDPDESNGGIGGSNLANGRSMEDELRFKRGTATGFSDHRQKIA from the exons ATGTTACATACACGCACGATTGCTCTACTGCTGGTGGGGCTAGTGGTGCTAGTGAATGCCCAAACGTTTCAGTACTCCCGTGGATGGACAAATGGGAAGCGTTCGCCGTCGTCTTCATCATCGTCTTCACCATCATCCTCGGCTGCAATGGAACCTTTAACTGCGAATCAGCTGCTGGCCTCTGCTCTGTCTCCTGGGGGATTAAACTCTTTAAAACCTAGtgaaaa AGCGCTCTTACGACGCTTTTTGCGGAACCCGTGCGATCTTCGTGTGGCCAGCTTATTGGCCGCTGCCCACCCAACCAAAGAGCTGTTTCCACTGGCCGGCAACAGCTTTGACAGTGCGGAATCAGCCGGAGCCGCATTCGTGCTGCCACCTTTCCTAATGGATCCCGACGAGAGCAACGGTGGCATCGGTGGCAGCAATTTGGCCAACGGTCGCTCGATGGAGGATGAGCTGCGCTTCAAGCGCGGTACGGCCACCGGTTTCAGTGATCATCGTCAGAAAATTGCTTAA
- the LOC120950931 gene encoding DNA repair protein RAD50, translated as MSTINKLEIRGIRSFGVDRADVQQINFRSPLTLIVGQNGCGKTTIIECLKYGLTGEVPPGTNRGVGFVHDPKIFNTVESLGQVKLMVKDFTGNTVTAIRSMKITHKGKNPKFETMDSTITMENAQTKEKVTMTRSRVTDINNEMCDAMGVSKAILNNVIFCHQEDSCWPLEEPKELKKKFDAIFGTTEYNRVIDKLIKISKEYNEKLKEKQGDLKLLQNVKAQAETKQLQLEDGERNMARLTQMIGELEEDIRPIQSKLEQLALVERQYSSLLAKKIEFNSKIKSKHEQSQQLRSKINKLFEGSLPELEMEVRIFQQTSASKRSELEDEEAELQRLKLQDRSLQSKLQSIDGQKIELAEKQKRERELQIERGKKIRALGDKLSLSLSDDYGAASVSASVVEAALGSIRNALKAQEATVQSKSKAFEEEDAQAQKRIDKLRETKATLESDCTSKRKQIEQLDREKLQTAREVAEIERSAETLKRLIDEIDRLEQEYETQVSAADLPAKRKELAERKLLRDQLQDQLDKLDERISSLDAVAMKEQELTLKEQQCTGREAELRRLRNKHGDSLRRLFPDRTIESNYKSNLQNLYDELQKEVKTVNEKVRRTQATVTEMETTRKSQKQQLDRLERELADAEEKIYSACRGNAYEEVLAKLNEKIQKNNMEHGEARSAVVLYQKFIANIDNDRCCPVCEKGLESEDAHEVSGKLGDEIRRLPEKIETLERTLKKDRADYDKLLALKPISERLEKQRKELPQLKQQLQDTEKRLSTASDELEEYQLAVSEPTANMQLINAIVGDMSVLDKLGSELERMKRGVEELRAQLGPNMAEGVTIESLKSEREALRAKFKTERNRTDELQNTIDTKTEKLNNLQARNNQMKSKKLKLQESVQSLEQKRASVNELGAKIATLEEEFKDAERRLTPARQQLQQELEQKQRSKEQNNKELQRLRKALEELRWEETAIVRLSGELDDLAALNLGVELSRLQAKREQTQQEQDQLKRTMDGKAKSIEKLRQDIANQHLQERDLLDNRDLKRLMRETADLEAELAALVKSMGEMEVCSVQKERDRLIDLRDELQARRSEMNGKVGELQRQLNELRKELNRSEFRNAVRNYVTTLTESIVQRKIISDIKKYRDALESALREYHTEKMQEINRTIFSLWRDIYRGNDIDYIRINTVDDGVAERSDKRRAYTYGVVQAKNDVEIDMRGRCSAGQKVLASLIIRLALAETFSSNCGVMALDEPTTNLDRDNIDSLCESLRRIVSEREGGHFLLIVITHDEEFVTKLEKFENYYRISRNSEGKSVIKEEQL; from the exons ATGTCCACGATAAATAAGCTTGAAATACGTGGAATACGCAGCTTTGGAGTGGACCGTGCCGATGTGCAG CAAATCAATTTCCGCTCCCCGCTCACGCTGATCGTGGGCCAGAACGGTTGCGGCAAGACCACCATCATCGAGTGCCTGAAGTACGGGCTGACGGGAGAGGTGCCGCCGGGCACGAACCGGGGCGTCGGCTTCGTGCACGATCCCAAGATATTCAACACCGTGGAGAGCTTGGGGCAGGTGAAGCTGATGGTGAAGGACTTTACCGGCAACACGGTGACGGCGATCCGGTCGATGAAAATCACGCACAAGGGCAAGAACCCCAAGTTCGAAACGATGGACTCGACCATCACGATGGAGAACGCCCAGACGAAGGAGAAGGTCACGATGACGCGGTCGCGCGTCACCGACATCAACAACGAGATGTGCGACGCGATGGGCGTCTCGAAGGCCATCCTGAACAACGTGATATTCTGCCACCAGGAGGACTCCTGCTGGCCGCTGGAGGAGCCGAAGGAGCTGAAGAAAAAGTTCGACGCCATCTTCGGGACGACCGAGTACAACCGGGTGATCGATAAGCTGATCAAGATCAGCAAGGAGTACAACGAAAAGCTGAAGGAGAAGCAGGGCGACCTGAAGCTGCTGCAGAACGTGAAGGCGCAGGCGGAAAcgaagcagctgcagctggagGACGGCGAGCGGAATATGGCAAGGCTGACGCAAATGATCGGCGAGCTGGAGGAGGACATCCGGCCGATTCAGAGCAAGCTGGAGCAGCTGGCCCTGGTCGAGCGGCAGTACTCGTCGCTGCTAGCGAAGAAGATTGAGTTTAACTCCAA GATAAAGAGCAAGCACGAGCAAAGCCAACAGCTCCGTTCGAAGATAAACAAACTGTTTGAAGGATCATTGCCCGAGCTGGAGATGGAAGTGCGAATCTTTCAGCAAACGTCCGCCTCGAAGCGGTCCGAGCTGGAGGACGAAGAAGCGGAGCTGCAGCGCCTCAAACTGCAGGACCGTTCCCTGCAAAGCAAGCTGCAGTCAATCGATGGGCAAAAgattgagctcgctgaaaagCAGAAACGCGAACGGGAGCTTCAGATCGAGCGAGGCAAAAAGATTCGGGCGCTTGGCGATAAGCTTTCGCTCTCACTATCCGACGATTACGGTGCTGCTTCGGTCAGTGCCAGCGTAGTAGAGGCTGCCCTCGGCTCGATCCGCAATGCGCTCAAAGCGCAAGAAGCGACGGTCCAATCGAAGAGCAAGGCCTTTGAAGAGGAAGACGCACAGGCACAGAAGCGCATCGACAAGTTGCGCGAAACGAAAGCCACGCTGGAGAGCGACTGCACCTCCAAGCGCAAGCAGATCGAGCAGCTGGACCGTGAAAAGCTGCAGACGGCTCGCGAAGTGGCCGAAATCGAGCGGTCGGCCGAAACGCTGAAGCGACTGATCGATGAAATCGATCGGCTCGAGCAAGAGTACGAAACGCAGGTCAGTGCTGCGGATCTGCCCGCGAAGCGCAAGGAGCTGGCGGAAAGGAAGCTGCTGCGCGATCAGCTGCAGGATCAGCTGGACAAGCTGGACGAGCGCATCAGCTCGCTCGATGCGGTTGCCATGAAGGAGCAGGAGCTGACACTGAAGGAGCAGCAGTGCACCGGGCGGGAGGCTGAGCTGCGGCGGCTGCGCAACAAGCACGGTGACAGCTTACGACGCCTCTTTCCCGACCGCACAATCGAGTCGAACTACAAGAGCAATCTGCAAAACCTGTACGACGAGCTGCAAAAGGAGGTGAAAACAGTGAATGAAAAGGTGCGCCGCACGCAGGCCACGGTGACGGAGATGGAAACGACCCGCAAAAGCCAGAAGCAGCAGCTCGATCGGCTGGAGCGTGAGTTGGCCGACGCAGAGGAGAAAATATACAGCGCCTGCCGGGGCAACGCGTACGAGGAGGTGCTGGCCAAGCTGAACGAAAAGATACAGAAAAACAACATGGAGCACGGCGAGGCACGGTCGGCCGTCGTGCTGTACCAAAAGTTCATTGCCAACATCGATAACGATCGCTGCTGTCCGGTGTGCGAAAAGGGGCTGGAGAGTGAGGACGCGCACGAGGTGAGCGGCAAGCTGGGGGATGAGATTCGACGGCTGCCGGAGAAGATTGAAACGCTCGAGCGGACGCTCAAGAAGGATCGGGCCGATTACGACAAGCTGCTTGCACTGAAACCGATCTCGGAGCGGTTGGAAAAGCAAAGGAAGGAACTACCCCAGCTGAAACAGCAGCTGCAGGATACGGAGAAGCGGCTCAGCACCGCGTCGGACGAGCTGGAAGAGTACCAGCTGGCGGTGTCAGAACCGACGGCTAACATGCAGCTGATCAATGCGATTGTAGGCGATATGAGCGTGCTGGACAAGCTGGGCAGCGAGCTGGAGCGCATGAAGCGTGGCGTAGAGGAGCTGCGTGCCCAGCTGGGGCCGAACATGGCCGAGGGCGTTACCATTGAGTCGCTCAAATCGGAACGGGAAGCTTTGCGCGCCAAGTTCAAAACGGAGCGAAATCGCACCGACGAGCTGCAGAACACGATCGATACTAAAACGGAAAAGCTGAACAATCTGCAGGCTCGCAACAATCAGATGAAGTCGAAAAAGCTGAAGCTACAGGAATCGGTCCAATCGTTGGAGCAGAAGCGCGCGTCCGTCAACGAGCTGGGTGCAAAAATTGCCACCCTGGAGGAGGAATTTAAAGACGCCGAACGGCGACTCACCCCGGcgcggcagcagctgcagcaggagCTAGAGCAGAAGCAACGCTCCAaggagcaaaacaacaaagagCTGCAGCGGTTGCGCAAAGCGCTTGAGGAGCTGCGCTGGGAGGAAACGGCAATCGTACGGCTGAGCGGCGAGCTGGACGATCTGGCCGCACTCAATTTGGGCGTCGAGCTGAGCCGACTGCAGGCGAAACGAGAACAAACGCAGCAAGAGCAAGACCAGCTAAAGCGCACGATGGACGGCAAGGCGAAAAGCATCGAAAAGCTGCGGCAAGACATCGCCAATCAGCATCTGCAGGAGCGGGATCTGCTGGACAATCGCGATCTGAAGCGTTTGATGCGCGAAACGGCCGACTTGGAGGCGGAACTAGCCGCGCTGGTCAAGAGCATGGGCGAGATGGAGGTGTGCAGTGTGCAGAAGGAGCGCGATCGGCTCATTGATCTGCGCGATGAGCTGCAGGCCCGCCGGAGCGAAATGAACGGCAAGGTCGGCGAGCTGCAGCGGCAGCTGAACGAGCTGCGCAAGGAGCTGAATCGCAGCGAGTTCCGCAACGCCGTCCGCAACTACGTCACGACGCTGACCGAATCGATCGTGCAGCGGAAGATCATCAGCGACATCAAGAAGTACCGGGACGCGCTGGAAAGTGCACTGCGCGAGTACCACACGGAGAAGATGCAGGAGATTAACCGGACCATCTTTTCGCTGTGGCGCGATATCTATCGCGGGAACGACATCGACTACATTCGCATAAACACGGTGGACGACGGGGTGGCGGAGCGGTCGGACAAGCGCCGTGCCTACACGTACGGCGTGGTGCAGGCGAAGAACGATGTGGAGATCGATATGCGTGGCCGCTGCAGTGCCGGACAGAAGGTGCTGGCCTCGCTCATCATACGGCTGGCGCTGGCGGAAACGTTCAGCAGCAACTGTGGCGTGATGGCGCTGGACGAACCGACCACTAACCTGGACCGGGACAACATCGACTCGCTGTGTGAATCGTTGCGTCGCATCGTGTCGGAGCGGGAAGGAGGCCACTTTCTGCTGATCGTCATCACTCACGACGAGGAGTTTGTGACCAAGCTGGAAAAGTTTGAAAACTACTATCGCATTTCGCGCAACAGCGAAGGTAAATCGGTGATTAAAGAGGAGCAACTTTAA
- the LOC120952205 gene encoding uncharacterized protein LOC120952205 codes for MPSKEDMLCALENAKVPVPPTATIAQIRMLYEELFPRSHVVAEQKLAPEVTHESVDTGDLAIKQMNDEQEIVKTANSGGLETELETLQKELQVLELRQKIAMLKSSNIASTSLPSSSSPPPLPLPTAQPVPPSLTSSPPLPLPLPTVLPVYVPNFEDFIGKFSGERGGVGVEHWFREFEQVCSLYTLNDQLKFFCMRRLLTDTAAIFAKTSGACTYETLKADLISTFTSKTSLEEVFKKLRARHLSQHESITRYVLEMQQIAGTVIPEEDLVNIIIDGIDDPINTSSIRFAAKSLEHLKTLLKKYETFRQTRGVTPTPAPLRTKPPAPPRSTGPSRQWAQNNNNEPARCFNCSQFGHYQSACPMPRRPKGSCFKCHQMGHTHRECRNFQPVTTAAVHHLGSHGFDEETADQILLSEIETPTQTDN; via the exons ATGCCGTCTAAAGAAGATATGTTGTGTGCGCTGGAGAACGCGAAAGTGCCGGTGCCTCCAACCGCTACGATTGCTCAAATCCGCATGTTGTACGAGGAGCTATTTCCTAGAAGTCACGTTGTAGCCGAACAAAAGCTTGCGCCCGAAGTAACGCATGAAAGTGTTGATACTGGGGATTTGGCGATAAAGCAAATGAATGACGAGCAAGAAATTGTCAAGACAGCTAATTCTGGCGGGTTAGAGACGGAATTAGAAACACTGCAGAAGGAGCTGCAAGTGCTCGAACTTCGTCAGAAAATCGCTATGCTGAAGTCATCTAACATCGCTTCGACTTcgctaccatcatcatcatcaccaccaccgctgcctTTACCTACAGCGCAGCCAGTGCCGCCATCTTTAACATCGTCACCACCGCTCCCTTTGCCGCTACCTACAGTGCTGCCAGTGTATGTACCCAACTTTGAAGACTTCATAGGAAAATTTAGTGGTGAAAGAGGAGGAGTAGGGGTGGAGCACTGGTTTCGAGAATTTGAACAAGTATGTAGCTTGTACACACTAAACGACCAGCTGAAATTTTTCTGTATGCGCCGCCTGCTCACCGACACCGCCGccatttttgctaaaacctcAGGCGCATGCACCTATGAGACACTGAAAGCTGACCTTATTAGTACTTTCACATCAAAAACATCACTAGAAGAAGTGTTTAAAAAACTAAGGGCACGACATCTCTCGCAACATGAAAGCATCACAAGGTATGTGTTGGAAATGCAGCAAATAGCGGGCACCGTCATTCCAGAGGAAGACTTGGTCAATATTATAATTGACGGAATTGATGATCCTATTAATACGTCATCCATACGTTTCGCTGCAAAATCGCTCGAGCACCTTAAAACCCTGCTGAAAAAATACGAAACTTTTCGTCAAACTCGTGGCGTGACTCCTACACCAGCACCGTTACGCACTAAACCCCCAGCTCCACCCCGCAGCACTGGCCCCTCGCGTCAATGGGCGCAGAACAACAATAATGAACCGGCCAGATGCTTTAACTGTTCTCAATTCGGCCATTATCAAAGCGCTTGCCCAATGCCACGCCGCCCCAAGGGATCCTGTTTTAAATGCCACCAAATGGGACATACACATCGAGAGTGCCGAAACTTCCAGCCCGTTACGACTGCTGCGGTGCACCATCTGGGTTCCCATGGATTCGATGAGGAAACTGCGGACCAAATACTGCTTAGCGAAATTGAAACG CCGACCCAAACGGATAATTAG